CAGCGCGCGCACGTGACCGTCGCCCGGGGCCGCGACGGCTGGCTCATGGCCGACCACGCCCACGCCCTGAGTGTCTACCGCGGCCCCGATTTCACCGCGGACGAAGTCGCGCTCGTGGAGTCGCACCTGGGCCAGGGCCGCGGCGGCGGGCCGCGCTACGAGGTGGTGGACACGTTCTACCTGCGGTAATTGCTGCCGCGGAGGGCGGCGAAGAGCGCCACAAGGCACGCCGCCAGGGCCACGAGCGGGCCCAGCCAGTTGCCCTCGGAAAGCAGGAAAGCCGCGGCCACGACGGCGGCGATCGTGGCCACGACCGCGACGATGTTTACCTTGTTCTCCATGGCACCGAGGGTAGCCTGTGAGCATGCTTTTCGACGCCACAGACCTCCCCCGACCCCCGAGCCGCTTAGCCGAAGGCGTCGTCCACCTGCCCTCCTTCCTCTCCCCGGACACCCAGGCGCAGCTGGTGGAGCAGGCGCGCTCGATTGCCCGCGGCGTCGCCGGCACCCCGGTTGCCATGCGCCGCCCCCAGGTGGGCCAGCACCAGATGAAGGCCTACCTGATGTCATTGGGCTGGTTCTGGGCCACCAACCCGTACCGCCTGACCCAGAACGTGGACGGCGCGCAGGTCCCGCCCATCCCGGAGAACTACCAGGCGATCGCGGACGCGGTGATCGCCGAGGCGCGCAAGCTCGACCCTGTGCTGACCCCCATGACGGTGGAGACCGCCCTGGTGAACTTCTACCCGCCGGGCGCGGGGATGGGGGACCACGTCGACGCCCAGGAGGAGGCGGAAAACCCGGTGGTGAGCCTCTCGATCGGCGAGGAAACCACCTTCCGCATCGAGGGCCACAAAGTGGTGCTCATGTCCGGCGACGCGCTCGTGTTCGGCGGGCCGGCGCGCCGGGCAAAGCACGGCGTGAGCGCGCCGCGCCCCGGCACAGGACCGGAGCACACGGGGGTGGCGGAAGGACGCATCAACATCACCATGCGGCAGGTGTATCCGTCGTAGACTCGCAGGGCATGAGCAAAGTTGCAGTAGTCACCGGCGGTTCGGCGGGCATCGGGGAGGCGGCCGCGCGGGCGCTGGCGCAGGACGGGTGGACGGTGTACGTGGCGGCGCGGAGGCTGGAGCTCTGCGAAAGGGTCGCCAGCGCGATCGGGGGAGTTGCGGTGGAGCTTGACGTGACGGACCAGGGGAGCGTCGACAAGCTTGCGAAAAAGCTCGACCGCGTCGATCTCCTGGTCAACAACGCGGGCGGCGCGAAGGGGCTGGACTTTTTGCGCGACGCCAGCGAGGCCGACTGGGAGTGGATGTACCAGACCAACGTCTTCGGCACCGCGCGCGTGATCAAGGCACTGTACCCGCAGCTCAAGGCGTCGCGGGGGCTGGTGATCAACATCGGCTCCGTCGCTGGCACCGACGCGTACAAAGGCGGCTCCGGCTACAACGCCGCGAAGTACGGGCTGCGGGGGCTCACCCGCGCGCTGCGCCGGGAGGAGGCGGACAACGGCATCCGCGTCACGGAGATCGACCCGGGCCGGGTGAAAACCGACTTCTCCCTCAACCGCTTTTCCGGCGATGCGGCGCGCGCCAGCGCCGTCTACGAGGGCAAGCTCAACCTCACGGCGGACGACGTCGCGGAGGCGATCCGCTGGGTGGCCAGCCTGCCGGGGCACGTCAACATCGATACGCTCAACATTATGCCCGTTGACCAGGCGGAACGCTAGCCTTCCGGGGAGAGCGCGCGCTTGACCACGGCGGGCACCCCCGCGGCCAGCGAACCCGCCGGCAGGTCGCGCGTGACCACCGCGCCCGCCGCGACGACGCAGCGCTCACCCACGTTCACCCCGGGCATGACCATCGCGCCCGCGCCGAACCAGCAGTCGTCGCCGATGGTGATGGGCTCCGCCTTCTCCCAGCCCTCGGCGCGCTTGACGTGGTCGGCGACCGGGTGGTCGACGGTGATGAGCTGGCAGCCCGGGCCGAACAGGCAGCGCGCGCCGATGGTGACCGGCGCGATGTCCAGGATGGTGCAGTTGAAGTTCATGTAGCAGCCCGCGCCGAAGCGCGTGTTCACGCCGAACTCGAGGTGCAGTGGAGCCCACACCTCGGGGAGGGACTCGCTGGCGGGAAACATCCCGCACAGCAGCTCGCGCGAGCGCGCCGGGTCCGTGTTCGCCAGCGCGTTGAACTCGC
This is a stretch of genomic DNA from Corynebacterium auris. It encodes these proteins:
- a CDS encoding sugar O-acetyltransferase — its product is MYPAGRWYLPDNHPEADARHLATWGLVREFNALANTDPARSRELLCGMFPASESLPEVWAPLHLEFGVNTRFGAGCYMNFNCTILDIAPVTIGARCLFGPGCQLITVDHPVADHVKRAEGWEKAEPITIGDDCWFGAGAMVMPGVNVGERCVVAAGAVVTRDLPAGSLAAGVPAVVKRALSPEG
- a CDS encoding SDR family oxidoreductase, which encodes MSKVAVVTGGSAGIGEAAARALAQDGWTVYVAARRLELCERVASAIGGVAVELDVTDQGSVDKLAKKLDRVDLLVNNAGGAKGLDFLRDASEADWEWMYQTNVFGTARVIKALYPQLKASRGLVINIGSVAGTDAYKGGSGYNAAKYGLRGLTRALRREEADNGIRVTEIDPGRVKTDFSLNRFSGDAARASAVYEGKLNLTADDVAEAIRWVASLPGHVNIDTLNIMPVDQAER
- a CDS encoding alpha-ketoglutarate-dependent dioxygenase AlkB, coding for MLFDATDLPRPPSRLAEGVVHLPSFLSPDTQAQLVEQARSIARGVAGTPVAMRRPQVGQHQMKAYLMSLGWFWATNPYRLTQNVDGAQVPPIPENYQAIADAVIAEARKLDPVLTPMTVETALVNFYPPGAGMGDHVDAQEEAENPVVSLSIGEETTFRIEGHKVVLMSGDALVFGGPARRAKHGVSAPRPGTGPEHTGVAEGRINITMRQVYPS